The following is a genomic window from Solanum stenotomum isolate F172 chromosome 4, ASM1918654v1, whole genome shotgun sequence.
TACAATTCTATGTCAAACCAATAACGTAAattctataaattaatataattgatcACTTTGTTGCATTAACTACTTGTGTTAGTTAAAGAGTCACAGATTTAATGACAACAGCATATACCAAGAATATTGGCCTTAGTAGGAGTGATGGGATTTATGACTTTTACTAAGAATACTTCCATAATTGCACATTCAATGAATTAGTTTGTGCTAACAACTTGTAATTTTATCTCAATAAAGGGATTGATCAAACGATTAGCTAGTTCAATAATTCAATGAAATAGGAAGAGAAGTTGTGAAAAGATGAATGAATAAATTTGGATTAATTACATACAAAGTTGGAAAAAATTTTGTACATATATTCTACAATTCTCTTAACCCATGTACTCTAGTTCTCTCAACTTTTGACCTCTATCAAACAAACTTCTTAGACTTCTCTTCACCTCTCCTCTGCTGCTAAACACTTGCAACCAAAGATTGATTGCACAATAATGTTGATTCCCTCCATTTCAAGTTGTCATGTAAATTAAGGTTCGAAAGATTCTTGATTCCAGGTAGCCATCGATCCAAGGACTTCAAGCTACATTACTCATTCTTGGTTCATAATATGGAACATGTTTTTTCCTTCCTTTCATTGCTAATCATACAATGTTTGTTCTTGTCTTTGATTTGGTGTTCATTCTCGACTCTTCGCTTAACATAGAGTAGTACTAATTGGCTTGGCTTTTGGAGTAGTGATCATTCTAACATCGTCATTGAACTCAATGTTTGCAATTCATGAAGAAGGGTGTGAAATTTTGACATTTGGGATAGAGAATGTGGTATCTTGATGATTGAAGAATGCTTGCTAGTAGTAGTACTATTGAGTTAACTACAGCAGACTACAGTATTTTCCTTGAAATGGTATATTTGGGTTCCTTCTTTTCTCTTTGACACCTTTGAAGCAAACACATCCAATGCTTCTTTCATCCATGGATGCCAACATACTTCTCTTGCTTCACTAAACTTCACCTACAAtgttgaaaaatcaaatacatTTTCATTTCAAATCCGAGGATTCTACAACAAAAACAGCTTTTAGCAGCAATAAATATAAACATTAATAAAGAGTATTGATGTTTTTATGTGCAGACTTTACAAAGAGTACTGAAATGTAATTGTCACTAGTTATTGTATCTAAAAGAACATATTTAGCGGCACTTAAGTTATTGTTGTTAATTAGTTGctgctaaagatcatttttgatgtagtgtatATACACACGTACCCATAAACGTCGACGAACACTTTTCTCAGGCCAATCGTCTAGTTCCTCGGTTACACGCAGAGGAAACATGTGCCCCTCATGAAATATGCCTTGGCTTTTGCTTTTGAAACTCCACGTACCTAAATATTCCTGCAAACAATGAGCAAAATGCATGTTTAAGAAAACAATTCTAATAATAATTATGCATCAATCCCTAAGTAATAAATGAGAATTTTCCTACCAGCGATCACTCAATAATGAACACTAATTGAAAACAGTCAGAAATGAGTACTTTATCTCTTACATGTGTCTTCAACCTGAAAAAACAATATAATCCTCTATTGCACTCAGAGGCGGACCCACCTTGATTAGTAGGGTGGATGTGCACCCgtaacttcaaaaaaaataatgtgtatatatatataattaacagTGTTATAGGAGTGTTCTTGTGTTGTTGGTACAAGGTAGAGGATCCACCCACAAGACTAGGGTTCAATTCTCAATCATATTTGGTGCACCCGAAGTtttcaaattctgaattcgCCTGTGGTATATTTACAACAAAAAAGGGAAGTATTTAGATACGAACCTGAACTTCAACCTCGCCAACAACACCAGCTTCTTCAAAAGTCTCCCTTGAAGCAGCCTCTTCCAATGATTCATCAATTTCCCAACCACCCTGCATTTTCAATTGCGCAATCATACATATTCAATCGAATCGAATCGAATTGAATTGTACAAATTCGATAAATATATACCTTAGGGAACATCATTCTTGGATTCTTCTGTGAGCTAATCAATAAAAATTCCAAATCATCAATAGGGGTACTACCCTGTTGAACACATGATGATGGATCCCTTTTTTTGCTTCTATATGGAATACATCTGCCAACAACAATTAtcattatcataaaattaaatctCCATTTTAAATCAttcttaaatataatttaaaattaaagattaaagttAAGAACAGAGACCCAACAACTTGACGACAACCACGATTGTATCTCTGTAAATCTCTTCCTGTGCGTGAATTCATAGAGAACGATTTCTTTATTTGCATATTCAacaaaactaaatatttttttctgaaacAAAAAGGGTATGCAACAAAAgacacaaatatatataggaTTGAAATTAGGCTGTTACAGAGGACATAAAATTTTGCGCGTACAATTATGTTTAGCTATTTTCTTGGGTTACatcataaatttcaaagaaaaaaatttaaatatatgtgagagatagaattaattttttttttctcttaatataattaattgtgtGGATAATATGAGAATTTTAATGTTTGTTTGTCCGTTCCTTTAGTAGAAGATGAGAGAGATGAATAGATATGAGAATTAATACACACGTTATGCGTGGCTCAATAATTGGAGATGACTCATTTGATATCGACTTTATTCATTCGTTAAAAGTAAGGTTAATTTATACTTCTTCTCTTCCTAATTATTAGTATTTGTGCCAGCGCGTTGTacggatattttaaaatatagcaatgttaaattaaatttataacattttttattttttatttatttcaatttatttaaaatgcCATTGTTCAGGTTTTATCGAAAGCTTATCATAATCTAACAAATAGTAAAGGAAAAAAAGCAACCAATTGACTTAAAACTATCGTAAGATCTTATATTATGTACaataaaacttaatttttttaaaataattcttagaaattttcaagaattaattTCATAAGCAATTCTCATATAGTTAGTGATACAAATTAAACCAActgaaatataatataactttgATATAAAGAGCAATGTAAGAgggtaataattattttaacataaaatgatctaaaatatccttaaactattgaaaatgatataaaattacACTGCATCCATCATCATCACCATCATCCTTGTAACTTCATTTCCCAATTTTCTAAGTTAATTTGATTTATACCTCTCGTTATTTCCCAATAAAATCAtcttcttgatttaatataacatgtgaatataaacaaataaacaataaattaaagtgtTTGTacatgaaagtaaaatataaatgcaGTTATaagaattttgataaataaacttATAAAACTTAAGAATTAAACATCTAATGGATTAGACCAAATCTAATTAGAACTCAATAAAGAgttaatttatgaaatatattaGACAACTTTTAatgaattattatatattttgaattctcACAATTTACTATTTGAAAcgaaatttaattcaatttaaataaaattaaatatattagatAACTTTTCATgaactattatattttttgaattttcacaATTTACTATTTGAaacaaattttaattcaatttagaTAAGTAATGTCATTTTTAGGATGATATTTGGTCCAATTTAGATAAGTTCATAAGAagtatttaattcaatttagataagttttcacaaaaataatatcatttttgCGGCGATATTTAATCCAATTTAGATAAGTATTCATAAGAAGTGTTTTAGGAGAAAAATATATATCGAGAACATGTGAGGCAAAGTTTATTATGTACGGCTCCGCAGATCTGTATTTGAAGTTGGTTCTCCAAGGTCCATGCTTCGTATTAACTAATCTTTTAACACTAATATGCAACATTTTTCACGATGTATTCTGCACAAGATCAACAATTgtagtataatattatattcttaattaatataacaatatactatttttgaatttagttTCATTTgatataattcaattaaatttaaagaataagAGTAAAAAGCACTCACCTAAAAACCCTGTTTTGAATTCAAAACAGATCCATGCTTTGACAATTTTTTACTTTGATCTATATCAAAACACAAAACTTTATCCAAACAAATATGATGAGCCCGTATGCTGCGATGTTTGGTATACAAattctaatttaaaatttgttaacAAAATATCTAATATATAACTTATATTTTTACTTACTTCTTGATAACACTCAatcaaatataaagaagtaagaaACACTCACCTATATACCATAGTATAAGTGATAACATAACATGTCACTATAGTGTGgcgaattttttttgttcttttcgtTCATGTCAATTTCCAGATGTGTGACTCTTATCAAGTAAATT
Proteins encoded in this region:
- the LOC125863264 gene encoding nudix hydrolase 18, mitochondrial-like, producing the protein MQIKKSFSMNSRTGRDLQRYNRGCRQVVGCIPYRSKKRDPSSCVQQGSTPIDDLEFLLISSQKNPRMMFPKGGWEIDESLEEAASRETFEEAGVVGEVEVQEYLGTWSFKSKSQGIFHEGHMFPLRVTEELDDWPEKSVRRRLWVKFSEAREVCWHPWMKEALDVFASKVSKRKEGTQIYHFKENTVVCCS